Genomic window (Marinobacter sp. F4206):
GAATGATGCGATCCCGGGCCAGTTCAAAGCAGTGGGCATTGACCTCGTGAAGGTTTTCCCGGGCCGCTGTCAGCGCTGCTTCGTTCACCAGGTTCTTCAGGTCGGCACCGGAAAAGCCAATGGTGCGAGCCGCTACCTGATCAAGGTCCACATCCGCGGCTAGCGGCACCTTTCGCACATGCACCTGAAGGATTGCCCCGCGGGCCTCCTTGTGGGGACGATCCAGAGTGATCTTGCGATCGAACCGTCCCGGTCTCAGTAGCGCGCTGTCCAGGACGTCCGGGCGGTTGGTGGCAGCGAGAACCAGAATATTCTCGTGGGGTTCGAAACCGTCCATTTCGGTGAGTATCTGGTTCAGGGTCTGTTCCCGCTCATCGTGCCCACCGCCAAGCCCGGTGCCCCGGGAGCGGCCGATGGCGTCAAGTTCGTCTATAAAGATCAGCGCTGGCGGGTCCTTGCGGGCGTTCTGGAACATGTCACGCACCCGGGCCGCGCCGACACCGACGAACATCTCGATGAATTCCGAAGCGCTGATGCTGAAGAAAGGCACTTCCGCCTCGCCGGCGATGGCCCGCGCCAGTAAGGTTTTACCGGTGCCTGGTGGCCCGACCAGCAGAACGCCTTTGGGCATTTCCGCACCCAGTGCCCGGTATTTCTCCGGGGATTTCAGAAAATCGATGATTTCGCTGATTTCCCGCTTTGCTGATTCAATGCCCGCGACATCGTCCAGTGTGGTGGTTGAGGTTTCCTTCCGGGCGAGGCGAGCCTTGGATTTGCCATAGTCAAACGGGCCGCCGCCTTGTGTCATGCGCTTCTGGGCCGCGCCCCAGAACCAGAACATAAGAGCCAGGAGCAATATCCAGGGCAGGAAGCCGCGAATCATCTCCTGCCACCAGGGCAGCCCCGAGGGCGTGGCCCTGATGGTAATGTCGTACTCCTCCAGCAGTGGCAGCAAGGCTGGGTCTTCCATCGGCGGGCGGATGGTATGAAACCCGGTACTGCTGGCCTGGGCGGATCTGTCCGAGCTGAAGGATGCCGCGCCGCTGTCCGTGAACTGCCCGGTGATACTTTCCTCCATCAGAGTGACTTCCGCCACCTCACTGCTCACCACCGCCGTCTTGAACTCGGAGTAGGCCAGTTCCTGCAGCTTGGGCTGACCGCTATCCTGAAGCCAGAGCACCATCAGGAAGATGGCCGCACTGAGCCACAGGAAGGAATACTGGTTTGGAATAGCCGGCTGTTGGTTGTCCGACGGTTTACGGTTTTCGGGCTCGTTGGGCGCTGTCATTTCGGTCTCCGGTCACCCTCCATGATTTTCGCCACAAAAACGGATTTTCCATAGGTTTCGAAGGACCACTTCATGGTGTCCGATAGCACCTTCATGACTTCGTCGTACTCCCCGAAAAGCTCGGTGCTCATGCGCCCTGGATACACCTCCAGCCCGGTTTTCTCCAAACGGGCGATGAGGTCCCAGATCGGTTGTTTGTAATCGTCTTTGAGCGGATAGCAGCTCAGTTGAACAGACAGGAACATACTCGCCTCCATGGTCAGTATTTCAGTTGCCCGGCAGTGTCAGTAGCCCCGGGCCGAAGACGTGCTTCGCCTCGGATCGGCGCCACCATACAACGTGCCGTCCCTACCAATCATAATACTCTGAATGGCGCCCATGGCCGAATCCGTCACTACGGTATGGCCACGCCCCTCCAGCAGTTCGATGGTGTCCGGGCTGATTCCCTGTTCGATCCGAATCTCGTCCGGCAACCACTGGTGATGCACGCGGGGCGCGTTGACGGCTGTCTGGATGTTCATTCCATGATCGACCACATTCATGATCACCTGCAGCGTGGTGGTGATAATCCGGGACCCCCCCGGGCTGCCGGTAACGAGGAAATTCTTGCCGTCTTTCTTGACGATCGTTGGTGACATGGAACTGAGCATGCGTTTGCCCGGTTCCACCTTGTTGGCTTCGCCGCCGATCAGGCCGTAGGCGTTCGGTACGCCGGGTTTGGCGCTGAAGTCGTCCATCTCATTGTTGAGCAGGAAGCCGGCCCCCTTAACGGTGATGCCCGAACCATAGCTGAAATTGATGGTATAGGTGTTGGACACGGCATTGCCCCATTTATCCACGACCGAAAAATGGGTGGTTTCCGGGCTTTCATAGGCCGCCGGCCGTCCCGGACTGATCTCGCTGGCTGGCCGGGCTCGGTCCGGATCAATGCTGCCACGAAGTTCTTCGGCGTAGTCCTTGCTGGTCAGGCCCGGCAGGGGAACCTCCACGAAATCGGTGTCGCCGAGATATTCGGAGCGATCTGCATACGCCAGCTTCATGGCCTCAGCCATCAGGTGAAGGGTGTCTGCGGAGTTGTGGCCGGATTCGCCGATCGGGTAGCCCTCGAGAATGTTCAGTATCTGGATAATGTGGGTACCGCCGGAAGAGGGCGGGGACATGGAGTAGATGTCGTATCCCCTGTAGCTGCCATGCACCGGCTCCCGAACCACGGGTTGATAGGCTTTCAGATCCTCTTCGGTAATCAGGCCGCCATGGCGCTCCATCTCCTCCGCGATCAGTTCGGCTGTTTTGCCCTCGTAGAATCCCTTTACTCCATCGACGGCGATTCGGTGCAGGGTTTTAGTCAGGTCGGGCTGGCGGAAGAGGTCGCCGGGCTGGTACGCGGTGCCGTCTGCCTTATAAAAGGTGTCGAGGGTGGCGGGCCAGCGCTCGAGGCGCGACCGCGCGGATTCCAGACCTTCCGTGAACCGCTTGGGCACCGTGAATCCGTCGCGGGCCAGTCTGATAGCTGGGGCCAGAGCCTCCTTGAGCGAGAGTGTGCCATGGCGTTCAAGCGCCAGTGCCAGTCCGGCGACTGTGCCCGGGACGCCAGCGGCCAGGTGGGTGAAGCGGCTCCGGTTTTTAACCACCTCGCCGTTGTTATCCTGAAACATGGTTTCGGTGGCGGCGGCCGGCGCCTGTTCCCGGTAATCAATGGCCTCCGGGGCACTGCCATCACCCTTGGCGATGAGCATGAAGCCGCCGCCGCCAATGTTCCCGGATCGGGGCTGGGTCACGGCGAGGGCGAATCCTGCGGTTACGGCGGCGTCTATGGCGTTACCGCCGTCTTTCAGCACCTGCAGGGCGACCTCGGTTGCCAGGGCGTGGCTGGTTGCGACCATGCCGTGCTGGGCAACGACCGGATGAAAGCGTTCGCCCTCGAGAATGGCCTGACCGGATGCCGGAATTGCTGCAGTGATCGAGAGGATAAAGGCGATGACGCGCAGGCCGCCTGAGCGTGTCCTGAGGCGGGTCTTCCGTGTTTGCCGCTGAGGGGCGCTGTCCATGATTCTGTTCCTCGTTTCTGACGTCGAGATAGGCTATGATAGCCGGTCATTTTAATAGGTGCGTAACGTCAACCTGTCGAGTTTCCGCCAGTGATTCCCCTGCGCACCTGCTTTCCCGGATTTTAGTTGAAGGAAAGGCTTCCATGGAGCATACCTATCGTCTTGTGATTTCCTGCCCCGACCGGGTCGGAATTGTCGCCAAGGTGAGTAATTTTCTGTCCACCTACAATGGCTGGATTACCGAGGCGAGTCACCATTCGGATACCCACACCGGCTGGTTCTTCATGCGCCACGAGATCAAGGCCAGTTCCATTCCCTTTGGCCTTGACCAGTTCCGTGCGGCGTTCGAGCCCATTGCCCGCGAATTCGACATGAACTGGCACATCGCGGATTCGGCCCAGCCCAAGAAAGTTATTCTCATGTGCAGCAAGGAATCCCATTGTGTGGCCGACCTGCTGTACCGCTGGCACAGCAAGGAAATTAATGCCGAGATCGTAGCGGTGATTTCCAACCACGACGATCTTCGCCGTATGGTCGAATGGCATGAAATTCCCTATCACCATGTGCCGGTGAGCAAGGAAAACAAGGCCGAGGCGTTCGCCCATATCGACGAACTTTTCCAGCAGTACGATGCCGATGTGGTCGTTCTGGCCCGTTACATGCAAATCCTTCCCGCCGAGCTTTGCGCCCGGCATGCCGGCAAGGTCATCAATATCCACCACAGCTTTTTGCCCTCATTTGCCGGGGCCCGCCCGTATCACCAGGCCTACAGCCGGGGTGTGAAGCTGATTGGTGCGACCTGTCACTACGTGACTCAGGATCTGGACGAAGGGCCGATCATTGAGCAAGACGTCATTCGCATCACCCACAGCGATTCCATTGAAGACATGGTGCGCCTGGGCAAAGATGTGGAGAAGAACGTGCTGGCACGTGGCCTGCGGTCTCATATCGAGGATCGCGTGATCACCTATGAAAACAAGACCGTGGTGTTTGATTGAGGCCGTCTCACAGTTGCCCCGGTGCGGGTGCGATTGTGGTAGACTTGGCGGCTTGTTGAAGAATAACTAGGGGGCCCGGAAACGGCCCTGACACGACTTCCAGATAACGCAAAGGAACCTTTCTCGATGGGTGAGTTAGCCAAAGAGATCCTGCCGGTAAATATTGAAGATGAGCTAAAACAGTCCTACCTCGACTACGCCATGAGCGTCATCGTTGGCCGGGCTCTGCCGGACGTGAGGGATGGCCTCAAGCCGGTACACCGGCGGGTTCTGTTCGCCATGTCCGAACTGAACAACGACTGGAACAAGGCCTACAAGAAATCCGCCCGTGTGGTGGGTGATGTTATCGGTAAATACCACCCTCACGGTGACTCTGCGGTCTACGACACCATCGTTCGTATGGCTCAGCCGTTTTCTCTCCGGTACCCGCTGGTCGATGGTCAGGGTAACTTTGGTTCCATCGACGGTGATAACGCGGCAGCCATGCGTTACACCGAGATCCGGATGGAGAAGGTCGCGCACTCGCTGCTGGCGGATCTTGAGAAGGAAACGGTGGATTATGTCGATAACTACGACGGCACCGAGCGTATTCCTGATGTGTTGCCGACCCGGGTTCCCAATCTGCTGGTCAATGGTTCTTCCGGTATTGCCGTCGGTATGGCGACCAATATTCCTCCCCACAACCTGACC
Coding sequences:
- the ftsH gene encoding ATP-dependent zinc metalloprotease FtsH; the encoded protein is MTAPNEPENRKPSDNQQPAIPNQYSFLWLSAAIFLMVLWLQDSGQPKLQELAYSEFKTAVVSSEVAEVTLMEESITGQFTDSGAASFSSDRSAQASSTGFHTIRPPMEDPALLPLLEEYDITIRATPSGLPWWQEMIRGFLPWILLLALMFWFWGAAQKRMTQGGGPFDYGKSKARLARKETSTTTLDDVAGIESAKREISEIIDFLKSPEKYRALGAEMPKGVLLVGPPGTGKTLLARAIAGEAEVPFFSISASEFIEMFVGVGAARVRDMFQNARKDPPALIFIDELDAIGRSRGTGLGGGHDEREQTLNQILTEMDGFEPHENILVLAATNRPDVLDSALLRPGRFDRKITLDRPHKEARGAILQVHVRKVPLAADVDLDQVAARTIGFSGADLKNLVNEAALTAARENLHEVNAHCFELARDRIILGEERDAHLSKEEREAVAYHECGHAIMAYYMPKADPLTKITIIPHGMAMGVTEQTPKDDQYNYTESYLKDRIKVMLGGRSAEKLIYGEVSTGAQNDLKEATTLIRRMIGQWGMSEKIGPLGLSIGEEHVFLGREMGLPREFSEKMAELIDTEIQSQLLALEKATIDFLTEHRQQLEALAKAVLKQETLSAEEIEEVLRKEDARKIA
- a CDS encoding thiamine-binding protein, which codes for MFLSVQLSCYPLKDDYKQPIWDLIARLEKTGLEVYPGRMSTELFGEYDEVMKVLSDTMKWSFETYGKSVFVAKIMEGDRRPK
- the purU gene encoding formyltetrahydrofolate deformylase; protein product: MEHTYRLVISCPDRVGIVAKVSNFLSTYNGWITEASHHSDTHTGWFFMRHEIKASSIPFGLDQFRAAFEPIAREFDMNWHIADSAQPKKVILMCSKESHCVADLLYRWHSKEINAEIVAVISNHDDLRRMVEWHEIPYHHVPVSKENKAEAFAHIDELFQQYDADVVVLARYMQILPAELCARHAGKVINIHHSFLPSFAGARPYHQAYSRGVKLIGATCHYVTQDLDEGPIIEQDVIRITHSDSIEDMVRLGKDVEKNVLARGLRSHIEDRVITYENKTVVFD
- the ggt gene encoding gamma-glutamyltransferase yields the protein MDSAPQRQTRKTRLRTRSGGLRVIAFILSITAAIPASGQAILEGERFHPVVAQHGMVATSHALATEVALQVLKDGGNAIDAAVTAGFALAVTQPRSGNIGGGGFMLIAKGDGSAPEAIDYREQAPAAATETMFQDNNGEVVKNRSRFTHLAAGVPGTVAGLALALERHGTLSLKEALAPAIRLARDGFTVPKRFTEGLESARSRLERWPATLDTFYKADGTAYQPGDLFRQPDLTKTLHRIAVDGVKGFYEGKTAELIAEEMERHGGLITEEDLKAYQPVVREPVHGSYRGYDIYSMSPPSSGGTHIIQILNILEGYPIGESGHNSADTLHLMAEAMKLAYADRSEYLGDTDFVEVPLPGLTSKDYAEELRGSIDPDRARPASEISPGRPAAYESPETTHFSVVDKWGNAVSNTYTINFSYGSGITVKGAGFLLNNEMDDFSAKPGVPNAYGLIGGEANKVEPGKRMLSSMSPTIVKKDGKNFLVTGSPGGSRIITTTLQVIMNVVDHGMNIQTAVNAPRVHHQWLPDEIRIEQGISPDTIELLEGRGHTVVTDSAMGAIQSIMIGRDGTLYGGADPRRSTSSARGY